The Glaciimonas sp. PCH181 nucleotide sequence TGCCGATATTGGAAGAATTGCTTGCGCCTTATCCAGACGTGAAAATTGTTTTATCGACGAGCTGGGTGAGGGCGTTAGGATTCGATGCAACGCGGCAAGAACTTAGCGAAAGTTTGCGTGCGCGAGTTGTTGGATCAACCTTCCATCATCCAAAATTATTGCAAAGCGAATTCGATCTGATGCCGCGTGGCATGCAAATCTTGAATGACGTCACGCTGCGTAAACCGGACAGCTGGTTTGCTATCGATGACGATACATTTGGCTGGCCTGCAGCGCATCGCGATCGATTAATCGAGACAAAAGGAAATCTGGGATTGAGCGATCCGGCAACGCAGGATGCGGTCCGTAAAATACTTGCGACGTTGTAAAAAATAGTTTTTTTCGAGACGTAAGAGAACGAAAAAATATTACTTTTCAGTAAGTTATAGCATTACAGCAACGCGAAAAAATAATAGGCACGTATTCACACATCAACCGGATGTGTGAATACGTGCCTTTTTTTGTGCGCTATCTAATGGCAGTTGTCGGACACTTTTCGCACCCGCTTTAGCGGTTACTTCATCTTGTATTCCCGCGCCATCAGAGCAGCCAATCGCGCCCACAATGTTGTCACCGACAATCAAGGTATACCACCCCGCCAGGCGATGAGATCATCCAACATTACTATTGGTCTTCAGGAACATGATCAATTCCTGTTGCAGGCCAATGTACGTATGGGCGGCGTGAGTGGCTAGCCTATACTTGCCTCTATTAGTTGCCTATATTGCGACGTTAGATTTTCCTGCGATTTGTGGCCGTAGATCGGTGATGTCATGCTCGGTTTGCTGCGATCTGTTGATCGGCTCGGGGGGCGCATTACGCAGTCTGTTGGCATAGTATTGTGCATCTATTAAAGACGAATACGCAGCGGCACTTTTTAATTTGCCTTCCAATCGCGCAATGCGTTTGTTTAGAAGATGGACCTGCGCTTGAACGTGTTCCAGATCATTCT carries:
- a CDS encoding HAD domain-containing protein, giving the protein MKILYLDYNGVLHDGMVIRNRKRGMYITTPERSFFEWMPILEELLAPYPDVKIVLSTSWVRALGFDATRQELSESLRARVVGSTFHHPKLLQSEFDLMPRGMQILNDVTLRKPDSWFAIDDDTFGWPAAHRDRLIETKGNLGLSDPATQDAVRKILATL